Proteins from one Acanthopagrus latus isolate v.2019 chromosome 18, fAcaLat1.1, whole genome shotgun sequence genomic window:
- the fbxw11a gene encoding F-box/WD repeat-containing protein 11a isoform X2, whose product MNHVNLRNTSGMDSQNLVDDLSPKKNTVLKLSNGPVVGSRKRPSEGNYEKEKEHCITLFDQWSEADQVEFVERLISRMCHYQHGHINSYLKPMLQRDFITALPAQGLDHIAENILSFLDARSLCSAELVCKEWQRVISEGMLWKKLIERMVRTDPLWKGLSERHQWEKYLFKNRTAEVPPNSYYHSLYPKIIQDIETIEANWRCGRHNLQRIQCRSENSKGVYCLQYDDDKIISGLRDNSIKIWDKQSLECLKILTGHTGSVLCLQYDERVIVTGSSDSTVRVWEVTTGEVLNTLIHHNEAVLHLRFANGLMVTCSKDRSIAVWDMASPTDISLRRVLVGHRAAVNVVDFDDKYIVSASGDRTIKVWSTSTCEFVRTLNGHKRGIACLQYRDRLVVSGSSDNTIRLWDIECGACLRVLEGHEELVRCIRFDNKRIVSGAYDGKIKVWDLQAALDPRAPASTLCLRTLVEHSGRVFRLQFDEFQIISSSHDDTILIWDFLNVSTNGQSEGRSPSRTYTYISR is encoded by the exons ATGAACCACGTAAATTTACGG AACACGTCGGGAATGGATTCGCAGAACCTTGTGGACGATCTGTCGCCAAAGAAGAACACAGTTCTCAAG CTTAGTAATGGTCCCGTTGTGGGGTCCCGTAAGCGTCCGTCAGAGGGGAACtatgagaaggagaaggaacacTGCATCACCCTGTTTGACCAGTGGTCGGAGGCCGACCAGGTAGAGTTTGTAGAGCGCCTGATCTCCCGTATGTGCCACTACCAGCACGGCCACATCAACTCCTACCTCAAACCCATGCTGCAGAGGGACTTCATCACTGCGCTGCCAG ccCAAGGCTTGGATCACATAGCGGAGAACATCCTGTCTTTCCTGGATGCACGCTCGCTATGCTCAGCAGAGCTGGTGTGTAAGGAGTGGCAGCGGGTCATCTCTGAAGGTATGCTGTGGAAGAAGCTCATCGAACGCATGGTCCGCACCGACCCGCTCTGGAAAGGCCTGTCTGAGAGACACCAGTG GGAGAAATATCTGTTCAAGAACCGCACGGCCGAAGTCCCACCCAACTCTTACTATCACTCCCTTTATCCCAAGATCATCCAAGACATAGAG aCTATTGAGGCAAATTGGCGATGTGGGAGACACAACTTGCAGAGGATTCAGTGTCGCTCAGAAAATAGTAAAGGGGTTTACTGTCTTCAGTACGACGATGACAAGATCATCAGTGGCCTTAGGGACAATTCAATTAAG ATCTGGGATAAGCAGTCTCTGGAGTGTCTGAAGATACTGACCGGTCACACAGGTTCAGTGTTGTGTCTGCAGTATGATGAGAGGGTCATCGTCACTGGGTCTTCTGACTCAACTGTCAG GGTGTGGGAAGTGACGACGGGTGAGGTACTGAACACACTGATCCACCACAACGAGGCAGTTCTTCATCTGCGTTTCGCCAACGGCCTGATGGTTACCTGCTCCAAGGACCGTTCTATCGCCGTCTGGGACATGGCTTCTCCTACTGACATCAGCCTACGTCGTGTCCTTGTGGGACACCGGGCAGCTGTCAACGTGGTCGACTTTGACGACAAATATATCGTGTCAGCCTCAGGGGACCGCACCATCAAG GTATGGAGCACCAGCACCTGTGAGTTTGTACGCACTCTTAATGGTCATAAGCGGGGTATTGCCTGTCTACAGTACAGAGATCGCTTGGTGGTCAGTGGCTCATCTGACAACACAATCCG GTTATGGGACATAGAGTGTGGGGCATGTTTGCGAGTGCTGGAAGGTCATGAGGAGTTGGTGCGCTGCATTCGCTTTGACAACAAAAGGATTGTCAGTGGCGCCTACGACGG TAAGATCAAGGTGTGGGACCTGCAGGCAGCCCTGGACCCACGAGCCCCCGCCAGCACATTATGTCTGCGCACACTAGTG gaACACTCTGGCCGCGTGTTCCGCCTTCAGTTCGATGAGTTTCAGATCATCAGCAGTTCTCACGACGACACCATTTTGATCTGGGACTTTCTGAACGTCTCGACCAACGGCCAGTCAGAGGGACGGTCTCCCTCCCGCACCTACACTTACATTTCTAGATAG
- the fbxw11a gene encoding F-box/WD repeat-containing protein 11a isoform X1 yields the protein MEPEMEDKTLELMNTSGMDSQNLVDDLSPKKNTVLKLSNGPVVGSRKRPSEGNYEKEKEHCITLFDQWSEADQVEFVERLISRMCHYQHGHINSYLKPMLQRDFITALPAQGLDHIAENILSFLDARSLCSAELVCKEWQRVISEGMLWKKLIERMVRTDPLWKGLSERHQWEKYLFKNRTAEVPPNSYYHSLYPKIIQDIETIEANWRCGRHNLQRIQCRSENSKGVYCLQYDDDKIISGLRDNSIKIWDKQSLECLKILTGHTGSVLCLQYDERVIVTGSSDSTVRVWEVTTGEVLNTLIHHNEAVLHLRFANGLMVTCSKDRSIAVWDMASPTDISLRRVLVGHRAAVNVVDFDDKYIVSASGDRTIKVWSTSTCEFVRTLNGHKRGIACLQYRDRLVVSGSSDNTIRLWDIECGACLRVLEGHEELVRCIRFDNKRIVSGAYDGKIKVWDLQAALDPRAPASTLCLRTLVEHSGRVFRLQFDEFQIISSSHDDTILIWDFLNVSTNGQSEGRSPSRTYTYISR from the exons ATGGAGCCGGAGATGGAGGACAAAACGCTGGAACTGATG AACACGTCGGGAATGGATTCGCAGAACCTTGTGGACGATCTGTCGCCAAAGAAGAACACAGTTCTCAAG CTTAGTAATGGTCCCGTTGTGGGGTCCCGTAAGCGTCCGTCAGAGGGGAACtatgagaaggagaaggaacacTGCATCACCCTGTTTGACCAGTGGTCGGAGGCCGACCAGGTAGAGTTTGTAGAGCGCCTGATCTCCCGTATGTGCCACTACCAGCACGGCCACATCAACTCCTACCTCAAACCCATGCTGCAGAGGGACTTCATCACTGCGCTGCCAG ccCAAGGCTTGGATCACATAGCGGAGAACATCCTGTCTTTCCTGGATGCACGCTCGCTATGCTCAGCAGAGCTGGTGTGTAAGGAGTGGCAGCGGGTCATCTCTGAAGGTATGCTGTGGAAGAAGCTCATCGAACGCATGGTCCGCACCGACCCGCTCTGGAAAGGCCTGTCTGAGAGACACCAGTG GGAGAAATATCTGTTCAAGAACCGCACGGCCGAAGTCCCACCCAACTCTTACTATCACTCCCTTTATCCCAAGATCATCCAAGACATAGAG aCTATTGAGGCAAATTGGCGATGTGGGAGACACAACTTGCAGAGGATTCAGTGTCGCTCAGAAAATAGTAAAGGGGTTTACTGTCTTCAGTACGACGATGACAAGATCATCAGTGGCCTTAGGGACAATTCAATTAAG ATCTGGGATAAGCAGTCTCTGGAGTGTCTGAAGATACTGACCGGTCACACAGGTTCAGTGTTGTGTCTGCAGTATGATGAGAGGGTCATCGTCACTGGGTCTTCTGACTCAACTGTCAG GGTGTGGGAAGTGACGACGGGTGAGGTACTGAACACACTGATCCACCACAACGAGGCAGTTCTTCATCTGCGTTTCGCCAACGGCCTGATGGTTACCTGCTCCAAGGACCGTTCTATCGCCGTCTGGGACATGGCTTCTCCTACTGACATCAGCCTACGTCGTGTCCTTGTGGGACACCGGGCAGCTGTCAACGTGGTCGACTTTGACGACAAATATATCGTGTCAGCCTCAGGGGACCGCACCATCAAG GTATGGAGCACCAGCACCTGTGAGTTTGTACGCACTCTTAATGGTCATAAGCGGGGTATTGCCTGTCTACAGTACAGAGATCGCTTGGTGGTCAGTGGCTCATCTGACAACACAATCCG GTTATGGGACATAGAGTGTGGGGCATGTTTGCGAGTGCTGGAAGGTCATGAGGAGTTGGTGCGCTGCATTCGCTTTGACAACAAAAGGATTGTCAGTGGCGCCTACGACGG TAAGATCAAGGTGTGGGACCTGCAGGCAGCCCTGGACCCACGAGCCCCCGCCAGCACATTATGTCTGCGCACACTAGTG gaACACTCTGGCCGCGTGTTCCGCCTTCAGTTCGATGAGTTTCAGATCATCAGCAGTTCTCACGACGACACCATTTTGATCTGGGACTTTCTGAACGTCTCGACCAACGGCCAGTCAGAGGGACGGTCTCCCTCCCGCACCTACACTTACATTTCTAGATAG
- the fbxw11a gene encoding F-box/WD repeat-containing protein 11a isoform X3, translating into MDSQNLVDDLSPKKNTVLKLSNGPVVGSRKRPSEGNYEKEKEHCITLFDQWSEADQVEFVERLISRMCHYQHGHINSYLKPMLQRDFITALPAQGLDHIAENILSFLDARSLCSAELVCKEWQRVISEGMLWKKLIERMVRTDPLWKGLSERHQWEKYLFKNRTAEVPPNSYYHSLYPKIIQDIETIEANWRCGRHNLQRIQCRSENSKGVYCLQYDDDKIISGLRDNSIKIWDKQSLECLKILTGHTGSVLCLQYDERVIVTGSSDSTVRVWEVTTGEVLNTLIHHNEAVLHLRFANGLMVTCSKDRSIAVWDMASPTDISLRRVLVGHRAAVNVVDFDDKYIVSASGDRTIKVWSTSTCEFVRTLNGHKRGIACLQYRDRLVVSGSSDNTIRLWDIECGACLRVLEGHEELVRCIRFDNKRIVSGAYDGKIKVWDLQAALDPRAPASTLCLRTLVEHSGRVFRLQFDEFQIISSSHDDTILIWDFLNVSTNGQSEGRSPSRTYTYISR; encoded by the exons ATGGATTCGCAGAACCTTGTGGACGATCTGTCGCCAAAGAAGAACACAGTTCTCAAG CTTAGTAATGGTCCCGTTGTGGGGTCCCGTAAGCGTCCGTCAGAGGGGAACtatgagaaggagaaggaacacTGCATCACCCTGTTTGACCAGTGGTCGGAGGCCGACCAGGTAGAGTTTGTAGAGCGCCTGATCTCCCGTATGTGCCACTACCAGCACGGCCACATCAACTCCTACCTCAAACCCATGCTGCAGAGGGACTTCATCACTGCGCTGCCAG ccCAAGGCTTGGATCACATAGCGGAGAACATCCTGTCTTTCCTGGATGCACGCTCGCTATGCTCAGCAGAGCTGGTGTGTAAGGAGTGGCAGCGGGTCATCTCTGAAGGTATGCTGTGGAAGAAGCTCATCGAACGCATGGTCCGCACCGACCCGCTCTGGAAAGGCCTGTCTGAGAGACACCAGTG GGAGAAATATCTGTTCAAGAACCGCACGGCCGAAGTCCCACCCAACTCTTACTATCACTCCCTTTATCCCAAGATCATCCAAGACATAGAG aCTATTGAGGCAAATTGGCGATGTGGGAGACACAACTTGCAGAGGATTCAGTGTCGCTCAGAAAATAGTAAAGGGGTTTACTGTCTTCAGTACGACGATGACAAGATCATCAGTGGCCTTAGGGACAATTCAATTAAG ATCTGGGATAAGCAGTCTCTGGAGTGTCTGAAGATACTGACCGGTCACACAGGTTCAGTGTTGTGTCTGCAGTATGATGAGAGGGTCATCGTCACTGGGTCTTCTGACTCAACTGTCAG GGTGTGGGAAGTGACGACGGGTGAGGTACTGAACACACTGATCCACCACAACGAGGCAGTTCTTCATCTGCGTTTCGCCAACGGCCTGATGGTTACCTGCTCCAAGGACCGTTCTATCGCCGTCTGGGACATGGCTTCTCCTACTGACATCAGCCTACGTCGTGTCCTTGTGGGACACCGGGCAGCTGTCAACGTGGTCGACTTTGACGACAAATATATCGTGTCAGCCTCAGGGGACCGCACCATCAAG GTATGGAGCACCAGCACCTGTGAGTTTGTACGCACTCTTAATGGTCATAAGCGGGGTATTGCCTGTCTACAGTACAGAGATCGCTTGGTGGTCAGTGGCTCATCTGACAACACAATCCG GTTATGGGACATAGAGTGTGGGGCATGTTTGCGAGTGCTGGAAGGTCATGAGGAGTTGGTGCGCTGCATTCGCTTTGACAACAAAAGGATTGTCAGTGGCGCCTACGACGG TAAGATCAAGGTGTGGGACCTGCAGGCAGCCCTGGACCCACGAGCCCCCGCCAGCACATTATGTCTGCGCACACTAGTG gaACACTCTGGCCGCGTGTTCCGCCTTCAGTTCGATGAGTTTCAGATCATCAGCAGTTCTCACGACGACACCATTTTGATCTGGGACTTTCTGAACGTCTCGACCAACGGCCAGTCAGAGGGACGGTCTCCCTCCCGCACCTACACTTACATTTCTAGATAG